From a single Pseudobutyrivibrio xylanivorans genomic region:
- a CDS encoding LURP-one-related family protein, which yields MGVFSKLNRFREAGEEANVNNVERYGTPVRSLFTVSKVVTVHHEIDIVDSNDNVVYSARTKFPSLHDKTDITDANGSQVAHIEKKIFTLHERHIIEMADGKNFEFSNEIFHLVKDVTNIEGLGWQLRGNILGLNFELYDKNDDIIAVIAQKMISLHDKWCVDIYNPDVEKEVVAILITLQHMVKDRENSSSSSSVSVGTAE from the coding sequence ATGGGAGTTTTTTCAAAGTTAAATCGATTTAGAGAAGCTGGCGAAGAGGCCAATGTAAATAATGTGGAACGCTATGGTACACCTGTGCGTTCGTTATTTACAGTTTCTAAGGTTGTGACAGTTCACCATGAAATAGATATAGTTGATAGCAATGACAATGTAGTTTACAGTGCCAGGACGAAATTTCCTTCATTGCATGATAAGACTGATATAACTGATGCTAATGGAAGTCAGGTGGCACATATCGAGAAGAAAATATTCACCCTTCATGAGAGACATATTATTGAAATGGCGGATGGGAAAAACTTTGAGTTTTCAAATGAAATTTTTCATCTGGTTAAGGATGTTACAAATATTGAGGGACTTGGATGGCAGCTTAGGGGTAATATTTTAGGGCTAAATTTTGAGTTATATGATAAAAATGATGACATTATCGCTGTAATTGCTCAAAAGATGATATCCTTGCACGATAAATGGTGCGTAGATATTTATAATCCAGATGTGGAAAAGGAAGTCGTGGCTATACTCATTACTTTGCAGCATATGGTCAAGGATAGAGAAAATTCTTCTTCATCTTCATCTGTATCTGTTGGAACAGCAGAATAG
- a CDS encoding ISLre2 family transposase: MEEIIKYFADVFITNLYDAKIDFYKNPQSLAELVIATKKETDELGRLFIQSVLQEMDILLKELPKRKRLWNVEHKADARQVLTTLGRVTFTRALYVSKNTNSDEKEELCYLLDKLIGLGDNQQMTEDVMANIYSEAVQTSYRKAGEVASIPEGVTKTTVKNLLHKTKFPKNFQIPEIKKEVDYLYIDADEDHYHLQFKDVRGDLEYNDYGRKLNGSINKIIYVFEGIEPEAPRSKRNRLVGTHYFCRGDEQDNKELWKEVFDYVEATYDVEKIKKIYINADGGAWIKTGYRGLANVTFVLDEFHISEHVSRMISHMKDSKDDVRIEIYKTIRSKTNADFLKLVDRLKEYTSSENILAKISASADYISSNWMAAKYRLRKHEGVLACSAEGHVYHVLSSRMSTQAMGWSKHGANQMARLREYYYNDEDMLELAKFQKEELPMAAGAKEVILTANDVLASEKNKRSQLLREYGKYSEAIHSSMSVQNSKQLLFMLNGKL; this comes from the coding sequence ATGGAAGAAATTATAAAGTATTTCGCAGATGTTTTCATCACAAATTTATATGATGCTAAGATTGATTTTTATAAGAATCCACAGTCTTTAGCTGAATTGGTCATTGCAACTAAGAAGGAAACAGATGAGTTAGGACGATTATTTATTCAATCTGTGTTGCAGGAAATGGATATACTTCTAAAGGAATTACCAAAGAGAAAACGCCTATGGAATGTTGAACATAAAGCTGATGCGAGACAGGTTCTTACAACTCTTGGAAGAGTTACTTTTACAAGAGCACTATACGTTTCAAAGAACACTAATTCAGATGAGAAGGAAGAATTATGCTATCTGTTAGATAAGTTGATTGGTCTAGGCGATAATCAGCAGATGACAGAAGACGTTATGGCGAACATTTATAGTGAAGCTGTTCAGACTTCATATCGGAAGGCTGGTGAGGTAGCATCTATTCCTGAAGGGGTTACTAAAACAACTGTAAAAAATCTGCTTCATAAAACAAAATTCCCAAAGAATTTCCAGATTCCCGAAATTAAAAAGGAAGTGGATTATTTATATATAGATGCAGATGAGGATCACTATCATCTCCAGTTTAAGGATGTGCGTGGTGATTTGGAGTACAACGATTATGGCAGAAAGCTAAATGGTTCTATTAATAAGATTATCTACGTATTTGAAGGAATAGAGCCTGAAGCACCGAGAAGTAAACGAAATAGACTTGTTGGAACACACTATTTTTGTCGTGGAGATGAACAGGACAATAAAGAGTTATGGAAGGAAGTTTTTGATTATGTAGAGGCAACATATGATGTAGAAAAAATAAAGAAAATATATATAAATGCTGACGGAGGAGCATGGATAAAAACTGGATATAGAGGTTTAGCCAATGTAACATTTGTATTAGATGAATTTCATATATCAGAGCATGTTTCTAGAATGATTTCACACATGAAGGATTCTAAAGATGATGTAAGGATTGAAATATATAAAACGATAAGAAGCAAAACAAATGCTGATTTTCTAAAACTGGTTGATAGATTAAAAGAATACACTTCCTCAGAAAATATACTTGCAAAAATATCGGCATCAGCTGATTACATAAGTTCAAATTGGATGGCAGCTAAATATCGCTTAAGAAAACATGAAGGAGTGTTGGCTTGTTCGGCAGAAGGGCATGTATATCATGTGTTATCTAGTAGAATGAGTACGCAAGCGATGGGTTGGAGTAAACATGGAGCAAATCAGATGGCTCGTCTGCGTGAGTATTATTATAACGATGAAGACATGCTTGAACTTGCAAAATTCCAAAAAGAAGAACTGCCGATGGCAGCGGGGGCAAAAGAAGTTATATTGACTGCTAATGATGTCCTGGCATCAGAAAAAAACAAGAGAAGTCAGCTATTGCGAGAATACGGTAAATATTCAGAGGCAATTCATTCAAGCATGAGTGTTCAAAATAGTAAGCAGCTATTGTTTATGTTGAATGGAAAGCTGTAA
- a CDS encoding zinc-ribbon domain-containing protein, with product MKIITQEEFIEKLANVTQNILVIGKYTGARNKISVKCVNCGHIWEATPTNLLKGRGCPKCSYAARGLKHRVNATDYINKLKENNPNVEVIGKYVNSNTKVLARCSICQNQWMVLPSSLKRGSGCPRCAHTGTSFVEQIFFLSLMQICDENLLSRDRTAIDLELDIYSPSQKWAVEYGAWPWHKNKTEKDIEKIKRCNAKNIKLIEIFDACEKDEQTNNVWKYTANFGRKENIGLVKDVLIKLCDALGVTYSLSDKDFYNICEEARTNASTLTKDRLNEMIERRDIPVKILTDYKDMLTKVRAKCLICGHNWDVIPASILRGLGCPKCAIKRRSEKQRKSHEQLLRELEEKNPNIKLLGDYVGNHTPIKAMCKKHGVIWETTPGSLLRGSGCKICRQERIAKSQRISTEEFKRIVEDKNPNLIILGKYQNNRTKIKVKCKRCNTISHTLPYTILNGIGCSKCGREAQANTRRKSTESFIQELYNVNENIEVIGEYTKSSDNISVRCKKCGFVWNPEASSLLLGFGCPKCAGNKRKTHEEFLSEIKNKNINVEVLGKYVNAKTKLKVRCLKCNNTWDITPTNLLSGKRCPVCRKVHPAVNGVNQKI from the coding sequence ATGAAAATAATTACGCAGGAAGAATTCATAGAAAAATTAGCAAATGTTACACAAAATATACTGGTAATTGGAAAATATACAGGTGCACGAAATAAAATCTCTGTTAAATGTGTAAATTGTGGTCATATATGGGAGGCAACTCCAACAAATTTATTAAAAGGTAGAGGTTGCCCTAAATGCAGTTATGCTGCCAGAGGATTAAAACATCGAGTTAATGCAACAGATTACATTAATAAGCTAAAAGAAAATAATCCTAATGTAGAGGTTATTGGCAAATATGTTAATTCCAATACTAAAGTTTTAGCCAGATGTTCTATTTGTCAAAATCAATGGATGGTTCTTCCTTCAAGCTTAAAAAGAGGATCGGGCTGTCCTAGATGTGCACATACGGGCACATCGTTTGTTGAACAAATATTTTTCCTATCCCTTATGCAAATATGTGACGAAAATTTATTATCTAGAGACAGAACAGCTATTGACTTAGAACTTGACATTTATTCACCTTCTCAAAAATGGGCTGTAGAATATGGTGCATGGCCTTGGCATAAGAATAAAACTGAAAAGGATATAGAAAAAATAAAACGATGCAACGCAAAAAATATAAAACTTATTGAGATATTTGATGCATGCGAAAAAGATGAACAAACGAATAATGTATGGAAATATACTGCAAATTTTGGAAGAAAGGAAAATATAGGATTAGTTAAGGATGTGCTAATAAAACTATGTGATGCTTTGGGTGTAACATATTCCTTATCAGATAAAGATTTTTATAATATATGCGAAGAAGCTCGCACAAATGCAAGCACTTTAACAAAAGATAGGCTAAATGAAATGATAGAGCGCAGAGATATCCCTGTAAAAATCCTTACTGACTACAAGGATATGTTAACAAAGGTAAGAGCAAAATGTCTCATTTGCGGTCATAATTGGGATGTTATTCCAGCAAGTATTCTACGTGGATTAGGCTGTCCTAAATGTGCTATAAAACGAAGAAGTGAAAAGCAGCGAAAATCTCATGAACAATTGCTTAGAGAATTAGAGGAAAAAAATCCAAATATTAAATTGTTGGGAGATTATGTTGGCAACCATACCCCTATTAAAGCTATGTGTAAGAAACATGGTGTTATATGGGAAACAACACCTGGTTCTTTACTGCGAGGAAGTGGATGTAAAATATGTAGACAAGAAAGGATAGCCAAATCTCAAAGAATATCTACCGAGGAATTCAAACGTATTGTTGAAGATAAAAATCCAAATCTTATTATTCTTGGTAAATATCAAAACAATAGGACCAAAATAAAAGTAAAATGTAAACGATGTAATACAATTTCACATACTCTTCCATATACAATTCTTAATGGAATAGGCTGTTCAAAATGTGGTAGAGAAGCCCAAGCTAACACTAGGAGGAAAAGTACTGAATCTTTTATTCAGGAGCTTTATAATGTCAACGAAAATATAGAAGTTATTGGAGAATATACGAAATCTAGTGATAACATAAGTGTTAGATGCAAAAAATGTGGCTTTGTGTGGAATCCTGAGGCTTCAAGTCTATTGTTAGGATTTGGATGCCCCAAATGTGCAGGCAATAAAAGAAAAACTCACGAGGAGTTTTTATCTGAGATAAAAAATAAGAATATTAACGTCGAAGTACTAGGAAAATATGTAAATGCAAAAACAAAATTAAAGGTTCGATGTTTAAAATGTAATAATACATGGGATATAACGCCTACAAATCTATTGAGTGGAAAAAGATGTCCTGTTTGCAGAAAAGTACATCCAGCTGTAAATGGTGTAAATCAAAAAATCTAA
- a CDS encoding tyrosine-type recombinase/integrase, which translates to MNIFQEVKYVCVNHTKSGLKEGNRTQPLSDKAVAVLKAQRRTNPFEEYVFLYKAAPLVSNTINHHLMRICERADVPYMSSHKIRFWSVTNMYANGMQQADIQRMAGHADPATTDHYKRVSRLGDIDTNSWNEMFG; encoded by the coding sequence TTGAACATTTTTCAAGAAGTCAAATATGTATGTGTTAATCATACTAAATCAGGCTTAAAAGAAGGCAATCGTACGCAGCCTTTATCTGATAAGGCTGTTGCTGTTTTAAAGGCTCAGCGTCGTACAAATCCCTTTGAAGAGTATGTATTCCTTTACAAGGCAGCACCACTTGTATCAAACACTATCAATCATCATTTGATGAGGATATGTGAACGAGCAGATGTGCCTTACATGTCTAGCCACAAGATAAGATTCTGGTCGGTAACTAACATGTATGCTAATGGAATGCAGCAAGCTGACATTCAGCGTATGGCGGGACATGCTGATCCAGCAACTACAGACCACTATAAGAGAGTATCACGCCTTGGTGATATCGACACTAATAGTTGGAATGAGATGTTTGGGTAA
- a CDS encoding transglutaminase domain-containing protein, with protein MKKKILLALAVLMITIIAACVGLYLYYEEQSDLVYKEVFVEAGTSECDVSEFLKKDNSSAKFSDESSFDSRVPGDYKLTIIATLPIFGEKSFDTVLHVQDTTAPEVSLTKDSIEMYTTAPAPTAAELVESIFDVTNCTIDFKEPYDFSSEGNFDIEIVVADTSGNETIKSIPCKVIDDVTPPEITGVEPLTIAQGDTVSYKKNIEVTDDHDDEPTLEVDSSAVNVDKRGTYSLTYIATDAAGNVAKKTTSVKIVSAKITEATQETVNEMADKILADIITDGMTQLQQARAVFDWVVNNITYSETAGIDDVLSAAYKGMYYHVGDCTVKQKTAEVMLNRLGIKNMEIEKIRDTRGHYWLLIDVGEGWYHYDPNLQLDGTLIFYWHDADLWAYSNAHKNTHNYDPSKYPTIQ; from the coding sequence ATGAAGAAAAAAATATTATTGGCGCTTGCAGTTCTTATGATAACGATAATTGCGGCTTGTGTCGGACTGTATCTATATTACGAAGAACAGTCAGATCTTGTTTATAAAGAAGTTTTTGTTGAAGCGGGCACCTCAGAGTGCGATGTATCAGAGTTTTTGAAAAAGGATAATTCTTCAGCAAAATTCTCAGATGAGTCTTCTTTCGATTCTCGCGTGCCTGGCGACTACAAGCTTACTATAATAGCTACATTGCCAATTTTTGGCGAGAAGTCATTTGATACAGTACTTCATGTGCAAGACACTACGGCTCCTGAGGTGTCTTTGACAAAAGACTCCATTGAAATGTACACAACGGCGCCTGCGCCAACAGCAGCTGAACTTGTGGAGAGTATTTTTGATGTAACCAACTGTACTATAGATTTTAAAGAGCCTTATGATTTTTCTTCTGAAGGCAATTTTGATATAGAAATTGTTGTGGCTGATACATCGGGAAATGAGACCATAAAGTCTATCCCGTGCAAAGTTATAGATGATGTTACGCCACCGGAAATTACAGGAGTTGAACCACTTACAATTGCCCAGGGCGATACTGTTTCTTATAAGAAAAACATAGAGGTAACTGACGACCATGATGATGAGCCGACGCTAGAGGTTGACAGCAGCGCTGTGAATGTTGATAAGAGAGGTACTTATAGTCTTACTTATATCGCAACAGATGCCGCAGGAAATGTAGCAAAAAAGACTACTTCAGTAAAGATTGTGTCTGCCAAAATAACCGAGGCTACTCAGGAGACAGTAAATGAGATGGCTGACAAAATTCTTGCTGACATCATTACTGATGGAATGACTCAACTACAGCAGGCTAGAGCAGTATTTGATTGGGTGGTTAACAATATTACTTATTCAGAAACGGCAGGAATAGACGATGTTCTTTCAGCAGCGTACAAGGGTATGTACTATCATGTTGGAGATTGTACCGTAAAACAGAAAACTGCCGAGGTCATGTTAAATCGACTTGGTATCAAGAATATGGAGATTGAGAAAATTCGTGATACCCGTGGTCATTATTGGTTGCTTATTGACGTTGGCGAAGGTTGGTATCACTATGATCCTAATTTACAGTTGGACGGTACTTTGATATTCTATTGGCATGATGCTGATTTATGGGCATATTCTAATGCGCATAAAAATACGCATAATTATGACCCAAGTAAATACCCAACTATACAATAA
- a CDS encoding MATE family efflux transporter — translation MSGRTKNIFLSVVVVALPTMLEQILSVLMQYVDTAMVGRLGANATAAVSTSTTITWLIGSIPVAFGVGAMTQIAQAIGAGEHHKISQVARTSLIFAVGVGVVLEAICLGVCPFVAGWMGASAEVSPAATRYFFWISVPIVFKSVNIVLASAIRATKDTKTPMYIGVGANILNVVLDYIFIYSLGLGVDGAAYATCISAVFSGVMTLVVFLRHPEFKLEGSFFSVDGEIVNRMWRLAIPVLLINVASTSGYVVFAGLVSHMGTIMFAAHSIAVGAEELFYIGGYGFKSAANTMVGISYGEQNYEKYRAVCRSSIIATLGIMTLSGMLLFIFAEPLMSFFTNDPEVISIGTTVLKMVAFNEPFFGLYIISEGIYYGLGMTKYPFIIECGGMWLVRILSTFIGIHFFGMGLIYVWCCMIADNVLKAIFLTVPVKGLWRRSCVTKHN, via the coding sequence ATGAGCGGTAGGACTAAAAATATTTTTCTTTCGGTTGTTGTGGTGGCTTTGCCTACGATGCTGGAGCAGATTCTGTCTGTTCTGATGCAGTATGTGGATACTGCCATGGTAGGGCGTCTTGGAGCCAATGCTACAGCAGCTGTTTCAACCTCTACCACTATTACCTGGTTAATCGGAAGCATTCCTGTTGCCTTCGGCGTAGGAGCAATGACCCAGATTGCCCAGGCAATAGGTGCAGGAGAACATCACAAGATTTCTCAGGTTGCAAGAACAAGTTTGATATTTGCGGTAGGAGTGGGTGTAGTTTTAGAAGCTATCTGTCTTGGAGTATGTCCATTTGTGGCAGGCTGGATGGGAGCTTCCGCAGAGGTATCCCCTGCGGCTACACGGTATTTCTTTTGGATTTCAGTGCCGATAGTTTTTAAATCTGTCAACATAGTGTTGGCGTCAGCTATTCGAGCTACAAAAGATACCAAGACACCTATGTATATTGGTGTTGGTGCAAATATCTTGAACGTTGTGCTGGATTATATCTTTATCTATAGCCTTGGACTTGGAGTGGATGGAGCAGCTTATGCTACCTGTATTTCAGCGGTATTTAGCGGCGTTATGACCCTTGTGGTATTTCTTAGACATCCAGAGTTTAAGCTGGAGGGCAGTTTCTTCTCTGTAGATGGTGAGATAGTGAATCGTATGTGGAGGCTGGCAATTCCAGTGCTTCTTATAAATGTGGCATCAACCTCAGGCTACGTGGTTTTTGCGGGGCTGGTTTCTCATATGGGAACCATCATGTTTGCCGCCCATAGTATTGCCGTTGGGGCAGAAGAACTGTTTTATATTGGCGGATACGGCTTTAAATCTGCTGCTAATACAATGGTTGGCATTTCCTATGGTGAGCAGAATTACGAGAAGTATAGGGCGGTTTGTAGGAGTAGTATAATAGCAACTCTTGGCATAATGACACTTAGTGGAATGTTGCTTTTTATTTTTGCAGAACCACTCATGAGCTTTTTCACAAACGACCCAGAGGTTATATCCATTGGTACAACAGTACTGAAGATGGTAGCGTTTAATGAGCCATTCTTTGGTCTTTACATCATTTCTGAAGGCATTTATTACGGCCTTGGTATGACTAAATATCCATTCATTATTGAGTGCGGAGGCATGTGGCTGGTGCGTATTCTGTCCACATTTATTGGCATACATTTCTTTGGGATGGGTCTGATTTATGTATGGTGCTGCATGATAGCTGACAATGTTTTGAAGGCAATTTTCCTTACTGTGCCTGTTAAGGGACTATGGAGACGAAGTTGTGTTACAAAACACAATTAA
- a CDS encoding bifunctional folylpolyglutamate synthase/dihydrofolate synthase yields the protein MTYENVVNTIDNKRRFGKACGRDVTMEFMEALGHPEMGKHIIHIAGTNGKGSVAAFVSSILQAASFSYAKPFKVGLFTSPHLIEYTERIQIDGKQISREDVTRIGEQLLEMKLELEPTMFDYWLAMALVYFKEQQVDYIVLETGLGGAKDSTNGLAQVPEVSAITSIGLEHTQYLGNTLAAIAGEKAGIIKPGVPVVIGQMEEEAFNVISAKCGALDCELIQAGAVDKSQKLGLFGEYQRNNAAVAVEVVKSLSLYVDNQTIANGLAKAVWPGRMQIISENPYILIDGAHNPSGVKALYDSLTAEFPKEKFSFIMAVMADKDYVEMADIIRPAVERIFTVTVDSDRALQASELARVLSESGMDSKACEDYSLALEEAKAYDNKIIVFGSLYFIGEILANER from the coding sequence ATGACATATGAAAATGTAGTTAATACAATAGATAATAAACGCCGATTTGGTAAGGCATGTGGGCGTGATGTGACTATGGAATTTATGGAGGCTTTGGGGCATCCTGAAATGGGAAAGCACATCATTCACATTGCTGGAACCAACGGCAAGGGTTCAGTAGCAGCTTTTGTGAGTAGCATCTTACAGGCTGCTTCTTTTTCGTATGCAAAGCCTTTTAAGGTGGGGTTGTTTACATCGCCGCATCTTATTGAATATACTGAGAGAATTCAGATTGATGGCAAGCAGATTTCAAGGGAGGATGTAACTCGAATTGGTGAACAGCTTCTTGAAATGAAACTGGAGCTTGAGCCTACTATGTTTGATTATTGGCTTGCTATGGCGCTTGTTTACTTCAAGGAGCAGCAGGTTGATTACATTGTCCTTGAAACGGGACTGGGAGGGGCTAAGGATTCGACTAATGGATTGGCGCAGGTGCCAGAGGTAAGTGCTATTACATCAATAGGTTTGGAACACACTCAGTATCTTGGAAATACTTTAGCTGCCATCGCTGGAGAGAAAGCGGGAATAATAAAGCCTGGAGTCCCAGTTGTGATAGGGCAGATGGAAGAGGAGGCATTTAACGTAATTTCTGCTAAGTGTGGAGCGTTGGATTGTGAATTAATACAGGCAGGAGCTGTGGATAAATCTCAAAAGCTCGGACTATTTGGTGAATATCAGCGAAATAATGCGGCAGTTGCTGTTGAAGTAGTGAAGAGTCTTTCTCTTTATGTGGATAATCAGACGATTGCAAATGGCCTTGCAAAAGCTGTATGGCCTGGAAGGATGCAAATCATTTCAGAAAATCCATACATTTTAATTGATGGAGCACATAATCCTTCAGGAGTGAAGGCTCTATATGACAGTTTGACAGCAGAATTTCCAAAGGAAAAGTTTTCATTTATAATGGCAGTAATGGCAGATAAGGATTATGTGGAGATGGCGGATATAATTCGCCCTGCTGTGGAACGAATTTTTACAGTGACAGTGGATTCTGATAGGGCTCTTCAGGCATCTGAGCTTGCACGTGTTCTTTCGGAGAGTGGTATGGATTCTAAGGCTTGCGAGGATTATTCACTGGCGCTGGAAGAGGCCAAGGCCTATGATAATAAGATAATTGTATTCGGATCCCTTTATTTCATAGGAGAGATTTTAGCGAATGAGCGGTAG
- a CDS encoding DegV family protein: MYKIILDSCGELTEEMKADGHFVNVPLTLEIDGEHIIDDESFDQASFIKKVAESPNAPKSACPSPNAYMVEMECDADNIYVVTLSAELSGSYNSACLGKDLYEEEDDSKNIHVFNSKSASIGETLIAMKIAECENAGMSFEQVIEAVDAYIESQHTFFVLETLETFRKSGRLSGLKAVIADTLNIKPVMGSTDTGYIQQLAKGRGMNHTIDKMTKCVMDVTTNCEDKILAISHCNCPERALSLKKKMESLANFKEIFIVDMRGVSTMYANDGGVILVV, from the coding sequence ATGTACAAAATTATATTAGACAGTTGTGGCGAACTCACAGAGGAGATGAAGGCGGACGGCCATTTTGTCAATGTACCCCTTACTCTTGAGATTGATGGTGAGCATATTATTGACGATGAGTCATTTGATCAGGCCAGCTTCATTAAGAAGGTAGCTGAGAGCCCAAATGCGCCAAAATCAGCTTGCCCATCGCCTAATGCATATATGGTAGAGATGGAATGCGATGCGGATAATATTTATGTTGTAACTCTTTCTGCAGAGCTTTCTGGTTCATACAATAGCGCCTGCCTCGGAAAGGATTTGTACGAGGAAGAGGACGATTCTAAGAATATTCATGTTTTTAATTCAAAATCAGCTTCAATTGGCGAGACACTTATCGCTATGAAGATTGCAGAGTGTGAGAATGCAGGTATGAGCTTTGAACAGGTTATCGAGGCTGTAGATGCCTACATAGAAAGTCAGCATACCTTTTTCGTTCTTGAGACTCTCGAGACCTTCAGAAAGTCTGGACGCCTTTCAGGACTTAAGGCTGTTATTGCTGATACACTCAATATCAAGCCAGTTATGGGCTCGACAGATACAGGATACATTCAGCAGCTTGCAAAGGGCCGTGGAATGAATCACACTATCGACAAGATGACAAAGTGTGTTATGGATGTTACCACCAATTGCGAGGATAAAATTCTTGCGATTTCCCATTGCAACTGTCCAGAACGTGCTCTATCATTAAAGAAAAAAATGGAGTCGTTGGCCAACTTTAAGGAAATCTTTATTGTGGACATGAGAGGTGTCAGCACCATGTACGCAAATGATGGTGGAGTTATTTTGGTCGTATAG
- a CDS encoding transglutaminase domain-containing protein: MRSIVSRLLRISSSLLITCGICYFVSCGLYDFKNEETVAEPMLEEPVVVESVSYDRYAYQQLDEAEQLAYDQVYNCIIEFNDKITLTTMDNEVLQRAYEAVMADYGDLFWVNGYQYNTYTSGGKTVGLEFEPKYTMTKDQRDVYQATVETTAEDWLSGISADASDFDKALYVFETLIERVDYNTDSVENQNILSVFIYQSTVCQGYADAAWYLLDKLGIRSTIITGTANGESHAWNLIYLDGAYYYMDITWGNSKYLDGNNDTAKRVNYAYLAMTTEAISQNHVITSNFEVPECLSNADDYYVHQGLYYDWFGEDAIGERLAESYDSGEAEISLKFSNSDIYNQVIQYFIDDNHISEYCRGIKTVYYLLDENANVLTIQWINE; the protein is encoded by the coding sequence TTGAGAAGTATAGTATCAAGACTTTTAAGGATTAGTTCATCATTACTTATTACCTGCGGAATATGTTATTTTGTTAGCTGTGGTCTCTACGACTTTAAGAATGAGGAGACTGTAGCAGAGCCGATGCTTGAGGAGCCGGTTGTAGTGGAAAGCGTGTCTTATGATAGGTATGCTTATCAGCAGCTTGATGAAGCAGAGCAGCTTGCATATGACCAGGTGTACAATTGCATAATCGAATTTAACGACAAGATTACTTTGACAACAATGGATAATGAGGTTTTGCAGAGAGCTTATGAAGCTGTGATGGCTGACTATGGTGACCTGTTTTGGGTGAATGGTTATCAGTATAATACCTATACCTCAGGTGGCAAAACTGTGGGTCTTGAGTTCGAGCCTAAATATACAATGACAAAGGATCAGCGCGATGTGTATCAGGCTACTGTGGAGACAACAGCAGAAGATTGGCTCTCAGGTATCAGTGCGGATGCAAGTGATTTTGACAAAGCACTTTATGTTTTTGAGACGCTTATTGAACGAGTTGATTATAATACTGACAGTGTGGAAAATCAGAATATCCTAAGCGTATTTATATATCAGTCAACTGTGTGCCAAGGCTATGCGGATGCAGCGTGGTATCTGCTTGATAAGCTTGGTATTAGAAGCACAATTATCACTGGTACGGCAAATGGAGAAAGTCATGCCTGGAATTTAATTTACCTGGATGGCGCCTACTATTACATGGACATCACCTGGGGCAATAGCAAATATTTGGATGGAAATAACGATACAGCAAAGCGCGTGAACTATGCGTATCTGGCCATGACCACTGAGGCAATCAGCCAAAATCATGTAATCACATCGAACTTTGAAGTACCTGAGTGTCTGTCTAATGCGGATGATTATTATGTTCATCAGGGATTGTATTATGACTGGTTTGGTGAAGATGCCATTGGGGAGCGTCTTGCAGAGTCTTACGACTCAGGTGAAGCTGAGATATCCCTTAAATTTAGCAATTCTGACATTTATAACCAGGTTATTCAGTATTTTATAGATGATAATCACATCTCTGAATATTGCAGGGGTATAAAAACTGTCTATTATTTACTAGACGAGAACGCTAACGTGCTTACAATTCAGTGGATAAATGAATAA
- a CDS encoding cold-shock protein translates to MSKGTVKWFNNSKGYGFISDEAGNDVFVHFSGINSEGFKTLEEGATVEYEVTDGAKGPQAVNVTVVR, encoded by the coding sequence ATGAGCAAAGGTACAGTTAAGTGGTTCAACAATTCAAAGGGCTACGGATTTATCTCAGACGAAGCTGGAAACGATGTATTCGTTCACTTCAGTGGCATCAATTCAGAGGGTTTCAAGACTCTTGAAGAGGGCGCTACAGTTGAGTATGAAGTAACTGATGGGGCAAAGGGACCACAGGCTGTTAACGTAACTGTTGTACGTTAA